In Shewanella sp. MR-4, the genomic stretch AACTCCGAGGGGAGGTGTATTCTGTTACTTCAGAGTTAACAGTTAATCCCAAGAGAGTGGTGACTATCCCTCCATGAATACGCGAGTGTAAAAATAAAACTATATATCAATACGTTATATTGACTTGAAACACATAAAAACCGCTACAGCAAAAAACAGGACATGCGCAGATCTTTGGGGATTAATAGCTCACACAATTGCGTCAAGAGTTCACCTTCTCCTGCGAAGTTGCAGAAGGGCGTTGAAGAAAATCGCGTGACGCAGACAGGACGTCTGCGTAGCTTTCGGGGGGAAGGTACGCCCCATCGGAAGCGTTAGCGATTTTCGAATAAGCACGAAGCCACTCATCAATGCATGTAACTTCGCTAGGGACGCCGGGGGATTTCCAAAAGGGGAACAGGCGTTTTTCCCCTTTTGGTCGGGTGTGGGGTGAAGCCCCACGACTTTGATTCACCTCGGCCGTTAGGCCATGATTCGAGATTCGTGACACAACCCCTACGCATTTTTCTCACTCACTTACCTGACATGAATGTCCTCAAAACTGAGTCTCACCAAGCAAGCGGTTTCAAAGCCAATGTGAGCGGCTTCAAATTGTGAATAGGCAAGATTTGAAAGCGATATGAGGGGATTGCGCCTAAGAGATAAAAACCTTCATAATCGCCATTCAATCAACCGATTTTTTACTTTCTCAAAGTCACTTTCTCAAGGTAACTATGACATTCTCGCTATTAGATATTTCTGCACTGACGTGGTTTATCGTTTCTTGGGCTGGCTATACAGCTTTTGCCCGACGTAAGGCGAAGGATACCGACTGTATTGCCCGTGGCCTGCATAAGCACCGAATTTACTGGATGCTCGAGCTGATGACTCGAGGCGTGCGCGTTGGCGATGCGGCGTTATTAGCGAACCTTGAGCGTAATATTGCCTTTTTTGCCTCAACCACACTGTTCGTGCTCGCGGGGGTATTAACCTTATTTGCCCAAGTTGAACGCCTCGAAGCCGTGATCGCCACTATTCCCTATGCTACGCCGCCGAACCACTCCTTAGTCCAAGTGAAGTTGGCGCTATTAGTGGTGATCTTCGTAATGGCGTTTTTCCAATTTACCTGGTCGATGCGCCAATACGGCTTTGTGAACGTGATGATAGGCGCAGGCCCCATGGATAGCGAAGGCGCCAATGACAACCTCAAAGCCTACGCGCGGCAAATGGCAACGGTGCAAGACCAAGCCGCCCATTCCTATAACTATGGCCTGCGGGCGTACTACTTTTCGATGGCCGTGCTCTGCTGGTTTGTGCACCCGATACTGTTTATTTTGGCTAGCCTGTTTGTGGTGGTCACCCTGTATCGCCGCGAATTTAAATCCCGCGCCGTAATAGCCATTACCGCCGCCAAGGCACATTTAGGCAGCGAATATCAGGCGCGAGAAAACCAGCGCCAATCTAAGTAGTCCCAGCCAACCTAAGACTGCGCCAGCCAAAGCGCAGTCTTATTCTTGTTCTATACTCATTGGGTTAATCACCAATCAATAATGGGAGTGAGCCATGAGTGATAATCTGTTAACTGTGGATGAAGTATGCAAGTTGCTGGATAAGAGTCCGGCAACGATCAAACGCTATGCGCGGGAAAACCTGCTCAGCAGTGTGAAAGACGGTGAAGAATTGCGATTCCCCGAAGAAGAGGTCAAACGTTACTTAGCCTTTTCGCAGCGCTTAGGAAGATAAGCCGCCGCGCCTTTTATCGATTCATCCCCAAATGGACTTGGGATGCCTCGCTTATCCTTGTATAGCCATCTGTAACTGTCTGTAAGATAAAAACTCCCGTTGTGATTCCTCTAGCCCAAGTTCTGCGGCTAAGGCGAGGAGCTGCGCCTCATAGATTGGCAGCTTAGCTTCATCATTAGTCATAATAGCAAGCTCGGCAAAGTCACCTAAGCCTTCGAGCCAATCAAGCGTTAAGTGAAATTCCCCGAGAAAATACACGCTGCGGCGTTTTTTAATCTCAAGCACACATTGATAACCTAAAGTCCGCAGCATACTTTTGGCCTTGTTGGCATCCGTGATATTAACCGCCTCACAGCGGTCCTTCTCGGGCCCTTTCACAATCCACAGCATGATGCCAGAGGGCTGCATCTCGCGAATACACAGGCTTTTATGCTCAGCCGCTAAGGATGCTGTTGGTGAATCAAAATAGCAGTCATGCTCAAGATTATCCTCGAGCATCACCTCAGGGGATTTGGCACTTAAACGTGCCCAAAAGGCCTCGCGGTCCGTGAGTCGATACTTAAGCTCTACCTCAAACTTACCGTTAAAATGGGCGTTAATTTGCGGAGCGAATTCTTTTGGCGCCAATTCTTTTGGTGCAAGGTCTGCTGGCATAGGGTTATTCATATAAAGGCTTCACTCCTGCTGCGCGTATTTCTCACCCATTCGACATCCAGACTTAAGCTAAGCGACGATAGAGCGCCTGATAGGCGGGGCAAGTTTGAAGTAACTGCTGATGATCGCCCGATGCCACAATTTGCCCCTCGGCGAGGAGGTGAATTTGGTCCATCTTGGCCATCGCCGTTAATCGATGGCTGATCATTAGCAGGGTTTTATCCTTTGCGAATTCAAGCAGTAAACTTAAGATCTCCCGCTCGGTGCGCTTATCTAAGCCCTCGGTTGGCTCATCTAACAGTAACAAAGGCGCATCACGGAGCAATGCCCTTGCCACGCCAATACGGCGCTGCTCACCGCCCGATAACTGCCGGCCGCCCTCACCAATCCACATATCGAGAGGCTTGTCGCCTTTAAGTAATTCGCCTAAACCAACCTGCTGTAATACTTGGATAAAACGCTCGTCATTAGCGGTACGCTTTTGCCCTTCTGGCACAGGCAAGGCAATAGCAAGGTTCTCCCGCAGCGTGCCCGCGTACAGGTAAATTCGCTGGCTCACGACTGTCATCGCCGATCTTAAGGCAGCCTCGCTATAGTCCGTCAGCGGCTGACCATCTAGGCAAATTTGGCCACGCTGCGCCTGCCATTCACGGGTGATTAAGGACAATAAACTGGATTTACCGCAGCCCGTTGCGCCCAATAACGCCACCTTTTGCCCGGGCTCTACCGTTAAGGATAAGCCCTGCAGTACGCTCTGGTTATCGTGATAGCCAAAATGGATATCCGTCATCTGCAGCCCGCCCGATGTCGCCTTAAGCGTTGAATCTTCGCTAAAACGAATATCGCTTTCTTGCTCGGTGATTTCGTGAATTCGTGTCGCCGCCAGCACACAGCCCGACAAATGTTGGAAAGCACCCGCGATTGGCATCATCATTTCGACGCAGGCCATAGTGGCAAACACCATCAAGGCAAACATAGGGCCGGGAGGCACGGCATCGCCCACGCCATTGGCGGCTAAAAATAGCATCATGATGAGTGCCGAGCCTGTCGCGAGGATCAGCATGGCTTGGCTCAAGGCGGTGATATTCGCCATCGCCCCTTGGCTGGCAAATAACGCCTGCTCGGCCTCATCGAGCTTGTGTCTGTATCTGGCGTTCGCACCAAATAAACTCAGCTCAGCTTGGCCCTGCAGCATCTCAAGCAACTGCACCCGATATTGGCGTTTGGTCTCCAACATATTGCGACTTGGCTCATGCCCAAGCCGATAAAACAGCAATGGTAGCAGCAGCCAAACCACCACTAAAAACAGGCATAAACTTAAGGCCAGCTTGGCATCAAACCATGCGAGGAACAGATATAACAACGCCGTCATCAGCAAGGAAGCCGCCATCGGCGTCAACAATCGTAAATACAGATGGTCGAGTGTATCTATATCCGCCACGAGGCGGTTTAGCATATCCGCACGGCGCAGACCCTGCAGATTTTTAGCGCTAAGTGGGAAGAGTTTTCGCCACGCCCACACTCTGAGTTCAGTCAGTAATTTAAAGGTCGCCTCATGGGTCGCGAGGCGCTCACCGTAACGACTGGCCGTTCGCGCGATAGAAAGAAAACGCACGCCACCTGCGGGAGTAAAAAAGTTAAAGGATTGGGAGCCGATAACCGTTAATCCCGCCACCGCCGTCGCCGATAAAAACCAACCCGACAGCGACAATAAACCAATCCCCGCCATGAGTGTGGTTAGGGTGAGTACAAGCCCAACGGCCATCATCAACCATTGGTGGGAGAACAACCGAATAAAGGGAAGGAGTATTTTCATTGTGCGGCTCCCTCGGTTGTCCCTAACGCGGTATCGCTATGGGTATCAGGTTTTGGCGATTCCAGCCCAATATCGGCTACTGATTCAGTATTTTCATGCAACATAGTTTGGAATAACCCCGCCTCAGTTGACAGCGTCGCAAAATCCCCCCGCTGGACTATCTCGCCTTTATCGAGCACTAGGATGGACGACATATGGTCCAGCTGATCGACTCTGTGGGTTACCATAATGCCCATCTTACCCGCCATCGCCGCTTTTAAGGTGCGGCTAACGAGTTGTTCGCTGACACTGTCTAAACTCGCCGTCGGTTCATCGAGAATAAAGACCTGCGCCGCCTGTCCCAATGCTCGCGCAAGCGCAATACGTTGCGCCTGTCCGACCGATAAGGTCGATGACTGCTCGCCTATCGGCGTGGCTAAACCAAGGGGTTGGCTGCGGACAAACTCATGGATATTGGCCTGCTCCAGCAATTGCCAAACCTGCTCATCTGTCATTTCAGGATTGGCTAAGGCGACGTTTTCTCGCACTGTGCCATGGAATAACTGCGGCTCCTGCCCAAGCCATGCTAACTGCTGTCGCCAATGGGCAAGATCTAGGCTTGCGAGTTCAACCCCATCGATTAGCAGCTTGCCTTTATAGGGCAAAAATCCTAATAAGGCATTGAGTAAACTGGTTTTACCGGCGCCGCTTGGGCCAACCAGAGCCAAGTGTTCGCCCTGTTTCAACTCAAAACTAATGGGGCCGAGTAAACGGCTGCCATCGGTACTAAAGACTTCTAGATCTTTTACGCTAAGGTGAGTCAGCTTATCGAACCGCGTTTGCTGCCCGAGCTTGTCCTGCGAAGAACCTTGTTCAGAACCCGACTCTGGCTCAGGGTGTTCCAGCAGCGTCATCAATGCTTGGGCCGCGCCAATCGCCTGCGCTTTAGCGTGATAGTGAGTGCCCATATCCCTAAGGGGCTGATAAAACTCAGGCGCCAAAATTAAGATAAACAAGCCGACAAACAGGCTAAAAGGTAAGCCTTCATTCGCATTAGGCCCAAGTTGAGCATGCGCGCCATAGTAGCCAAAATCGAGGTGACCTAAATAACTGAAACCAAAGTAAACCGCTAATACGGCAATCGATACCGCGGCAAAAAACTCTAGCACTGCCGAGCTTAAAAAAGCCATGCGCAGCACAGACATAGTACGGCTACGGAACTCCTCCGAGGCTTTTTCAATCACCTTGAGTTCAGCATCACCCCGATAGAAGAGTTTTAAGGTCGAAAGCCCTTTTAATCTATCCATAAAGTGGCCGCTTAATCTGGCTAAGGCATTGAAGTTTTTACGGTTGGCATCGGCCGCGCCCATACCGACGAGGATCATAAACAACGGGATAAGTGGCGCAGTTAACAGCAAAATCAACCCCGCCGCCCAGTTGATAGGAAACACTGCGATAAGGATCAAAAAGGGGATCACGCCAGCAAGGGTCATTTGCGGTAAATAACGGGCATAAAAATCTTGTAAATCTTCCACTTGCTCTAAGACTATGCTCGCCCAACTGCCTGCGGGTTTGCCTTTAATAAACGCGGGGCCAAGCCGAGTTAACTTATCCATTACCGCACCGCGGATCTGTTGGCGTAAGCGTTTGCCCGCTTCAAAACTGGCGCGCTCGCGGCCATAGGCGAGTATTGCTCGCAGCAACATTAAGCCAATCAAGGCCATAAAATGTGGCAGATAATCGCTTGCCCCTACAGTTGATTGCGCTTGGATGCTATTTGCGCCATCCGTAAATGCCTGCAAGGCATTGCCAACAATGACGCCATCGAGGAGTGTGGCTATCAGATAAGCCTGTGCTATCAATGCAATAGCACTTAACATTCCACACCATACGGAGAGCTTAACAAACCAGCCACAGGCCTTTTTTTGCGACTTGAGCCAAACGAGAAGGGACTTTTCTAACGACTTATCCATGGTGCTCCAACAGAAACTAGCAAAGCAGTAGGTTGTAGAAATAGGCTAAACACTGAGTGACCCCGAGGGGCTTGCAAGTGTTGAAAAGGTTCGATAGGGACGCAGTATCGCAGGCATCCAAGGTAGATGAAACCTTAGCGGAAGCTTTTGTTAGCCTATTCACAAAAATGAGATAAAGATCAATAAATTCCCAAAGTGCGGGAACCCAGAGCCAACGCTTGCCGCCAGCTTAATCAATCGGCCTTAATTATTGCTGAGCGCCGTATTTGACTAACACATGCCAGAGCAGCTTTAGCTCGTGTGCCACCTGAGCGCGGTTCCCCCGATCGCGCCAATGCTGGGGCGAGTGGTATAAATCCCGCGCCGCCACGCCAATGGCATAGGCATCGACACGCTCATCGATAGCAATGCGACTCGCCAAAGATGGCATAGTCGGTCCACGGAAATCACTGGGGATCTGCGCCGTGTGCAGACTAAAACCATTATGATATTGCAGCTCGATATCATAGCGATCACAGACCTTGCTCAAGGTGACACCGATTTCAGTCCCTTTAAAACTAGGATCTGCCACCAGCATGGCAATGTCTTCATCGAGGGACACATCACCGTGGATCTGCGCCTCAATATAATGGTCGAGATTGTTCGACATCGGCCGTTCAAAGCGCGACAGCAGGGAGGAGTTCAGTTGATGCGCCAAATATTGGATCACGTTGAGCGGTTTAAAATCCACTTTCCCCAAGGCATAGTGGCGCTCAAAACTCTCGGTGAGCAGCGCCGCTAATACATCATCAAAGCAGGATAAAGTGCCCTTTTCCTTCGGGTTACGGTAGGAATCTAAATAAGTGAACGTCGAGCGCGTGAGCAACTGTGAATGGGTCAGCAAATAACAGCTGCCAAAACGCGGGGCAGGGCCATCCTGCCACATGCCTAAATCCAAGGCGCCATACTTAGGCCGAGACTTAGTCCCCTTGTAAGCATCGCCAAAGAGTTGATTTTCCCAATGATCCCTTGGCCCACCTAATTCGGGGGATAACTGTCCATTGGAGATATGGGTTTCGAATTGGCTGCGGTATTGACCATCACGCAATAATCCTTCGGCCACTGTGATACCGCGGCTATCAATTCTGTCGGGATGAAAATGCAGTGCGACTCGGCCACAGTGTAACAATTGCTTCAGCGCCGCTTGCATCTCCTGCATGGGAATGTTGGACATCTGCTGCACGTTTCGAATAACCGCCACGGCCTGTTCACTTCGACCACGTGCGAGGCGTTCAATATGCTGTATTGCTGTCATAATCCACCTGCCATGGAGCGTCAATATGCCTAAGAGGACTCATCCTAAGAATTCAATGCTGCTGAATTCAAGCTACAAAGGGAAAATTTCCCAGTTATCTTTACTAATCCGATTGATGACTAACGTCTTTGCAACCTATTGAGGATGTTTGTTAATTTTACCCCAAGTTAGATTACTTAGAAGCAATGAAATTAACACAAGCGTGATCTTTCCCTAAATACTGAACAAGATACTGATAGGTCGATAAATTAGCCACTCCTGAATCGGCTTTTGCGCCAGATAGACAACAAACCACTTTCAAACATGGCGATCTAGCGCCTCTTCATGTAAGCTGCACGCCCGCCAATTCGGCCATACTACTGCTGCGACACTTTGCTGCCACAAGAGACCCATTAATGAGTTTTTCCTCCCTAGGTTTATCTGCACCGATCCAAAAAGCCGTGACTGAACAAGGTTATGACACACCCTCTCCTATTCAAGCACAGGCGATTCCCGCCGTACTGACGGGTAAAGACGTGATGGCTGCGGCCCAAACGGGGACAGGAAAAACCGCAGGCTTTACCCTGCCGTTGCTCGAATTACTCTCTAAAGGCAATAAAGCCAAGGTGGGACAAATCCGCGCCCTAGTGCTAACCCCCACGCGCGAGTTAGCGGCTCAAGTAAGCGAAAGCGTTGAAACCTATGGTAAATATCTGCCATTGCGCTCAGCGGTCGTCTTTGGTGGCGTGCCAATTAATCCCCAAATTCAAAAGCTACGCCACGGGGTAGATGTACTGGTCGCCACACCTGGACGATTATTAGATCTTGAGCAGCAAAAAGCGGTGAAGTTTAATCAACTCGAAGTCTTAGTGCTGGATGAAGCGGATCGCATGCTCGACATGGGTTTTATCCGCGATATCAAAAAGATCCTCGCCATGTTGCCCGCTAAACGACAAAACCTGATGTTTTCGGCGACCTTCTCCGATGAAATCCGCGAGCTGGCCAAAGGCCTAGTGAATCAACCAGTAGAAATTTCAGTTACGCCACGCAACGCCGCGGCAAACACAGTCAAACAATGGATTTGCCCCGTCGATAAGAATCAAAAATCGGCGCTGCTAATTCAGCTCATCAAGCAGGAAAACTGGCAGCAAGTCTTAGTGTTTTCACGCACTAAACACGGCGCCAACAGACTGGCTAAGAGTCTTATTCAAGCCGAGATCAGCGCCGCCGCTATCCACGGCAATAAGAGCCAAGGCGCACGCACCAAAGCCTTAGCCGACTTTAAGAGTGGCGAAGTGCGCGTGCTAGTGGCGACCGATATTGCGGCGCGCGGGCTCGATATCGACCAATTACCACAAGTAGTGAACTTCGATCTGCCCAATGTCCCCGAGGATTACGTACACCGCATTGGCCGCACCGGCCGTGCTGGCGCCTTAGGCCAAGCCGTATCCTTAGTCAGTAGCGAAGAAACTAAGCTGCTCAGGGACATTGAGCGTTTGATCAATCGCGTGCTTGAAAGGCAGGAGGTTGAAGGCTTCAGCCCTGTGCATGCGCTCCCCGAATCGACCTTAAATGCCCATGGTAAAGAGAACAAAATCAAAGCCGTGGCGAGCCAACGTAAGCATCGCAGCGCGGGTAAACCCTCGCCAAGAGCCGGTACAGGCCGCGATGGTCGTAAAACGCCAGACAGCAGCGACGGCGCTGCGCAGCAAAAGAACTCAAATCCAAACCAAGGCCAGCGCAATAATCAGGGGCAGCATAAGCGTCCTCAAGCGCCAA encodes the following:
- the cydD gene encoding heme ABC transporter permease/ATP-binding protein CydD, translating into MDKSLEKSLLVWLKSQKKACGWFVKLSVWCGMLSAIALIAQAYLIATLLDGVIVGNALQAFTDGANSIQAQSTVGASDYLPHFMALIGLMLLRAILAYGRERASFEAGKRLRQQIRGAVMDKLTRLGPAFIKGKPAGSWASIVLEQVEDLQDFYARYLPQMTLAGVIPFLILIAVFPINWAAGLILLLTAPLIPLFMILVGMGAADANRKNFNALARLSGHFMDRLKGLSTLKLFYRGDAELKVIEKASEEFRSRTMSVLRMAFLSSAVLEFFAAVSIAVLAVYFGFSYLGHLDFGYYGAHAQLGPNANEGLPFSLFVGLFILILAPEFYQPLRDMGTHYHAKAQAIGAAQALMTLLEHPEPESGSEQGSSQDKLGQQTRFDKLTHLSVKDLEVFSTDGSRLLGPISFELKQGEHLALVGPSGAGKTSLLNALLGFLPYKGKLLIDGVELASLDLAHWRQQLAWLGQEPQLFHGTVRENVALANPEMTDEQVWQLLEQANIHEFVRSQPLGLATPIGEQSSTLSVGQAQRIALARALGQAAQVFILDEPTASLDSVSEQLVSRTLKAAMAGKMGIMVTHRVDQLDHMSSILVLDKGEIVQRGDFATLSTEAGLFQTMLHENTESVADIGLESPKPDTHSDTALGTTEGAAQ
- the cyaB gene encoding class IV adenylate cyclase, whose protein sequence is MNNPMPADLAPKELAPKEFAPQINAHFNGKFEVELKYRLTDREAFWARLSAKSPEVMLEDNLEHDCYFDSPTASLAAEHKSLCIREMQPSGIMLWIVKGPEKDRCEAVNITDANKAKSMLRTLGYQCVLEIKKRRSVYFLGEFHLTLDWLEGLGDFAELAIMTNDEAKLPIYEAQLLALAAELGLEESQREFLSYRQLQMAIQG
- the cydC gene encoding heme ABC transporter ATP-binding protein/permease CydC — translated: MKILLPFIRLFSHQWLMMAVGLVLTLTTLMAGIGLLSLSGWFLSATAVAGLTVIGSQSFNFFTPAGGVRFLSIARTASRYGERLATHEATFKLLTELRVWAWRKLFPLSAKNLQGLRRADMLNRLVADIDTLDHLYLRLLTPMAASLLMTALLYLFLAWFDAKLALSLCLFLVVVWLLLPLLFYRLGHEPSRNMLETKRQYRVQLLEMLQGQAELSLFGANARYRHKLDEAEQALFASQGAMANITALSQAMLILATGSALIMMLFLAANGVGDAVPPGPMFALMVFATMACVEMMMPIAGAFQHLSGCVLAATRIHEITEQESDIRFSEDSTLKATSGGLQMTDIHFGYHDNQSVLQGLSLTVEPGQKVALLGATGCGKSSLLSLITREWQAQRGQICLDGQPLTDYSEAALRSAMTVVSQRIYLYAGTLRENLAIALPVPEGQKRTANDERFIQVLQQVGLGELLKGDKPLDMWIGEGGRQLSGGEQRRIGVARALLRDAPLLLLDEPTEGLDKRTEREILSLLLEFAKDKTLLMISHRLTAMAKMDQIHLLAEGQIVASGDHQQLLQTCPAYQALYRRLA
- a CDS encoding DUF599 domain-containing protein, which translates into the protein MTFSLLDISALTWFIVSWAGYTAFARRKAKDTDCIARGLHKHRIYWMLELMTRGVRVGDAALLANLERNIAFFASTTLFVLAGVLTLFAQVERLEAVIATIPYATPPNHSLVQVKLALLVVIFVMAFFQFTWSMRQYGFVNVMIGAGPMDSEGANDNLKAYARQMATVQDQAAHSYNYGLRAYYFSMAVLCWFVHPILFILASLFVVVTLYRREFKSRAVIAITAAKAHLGSEYQARENQRQSK
- a CDS encoding DEAD/DEAH box helicase, giving the protein MSFSSLGLSAPIQKAVTEQGYDTPSPIQAQAIPAVLTGKDVMAAAQTGTGKTAGFTLPLLELLSKGNKAKVGQIRALVLTPTRELAAQVSESVETYGKYLPLRSAVVFGGVPINPQIQKLRHGVDVLVATPGRLLDLEQQKAVKFNQLEVLVLDEADRMLDMGFIRDIKKILAMLPAKRQNLMFSATFSDEIRELAKGLVNQPVEISVTPRNAAANTVKQWICPVDKNQKSALLIQLIKQENWQQVLVFSRTKHGANRLAKSLIQAEISAAAIHGNKSQGARTKALADFKSGEVRVLVATDIAARGLDIDQLPQVVNFDLPNVPEDYVHRIGRTGRAGALGQAVSLVSSEETKLLRDIERLINRVLERQEVEGFSPVHALPESTLNAHGKENKIKAVASQRKHRSAGKPSPRAGTGRDGRKTPDSSDGAAQQKNSNPNQGQRNNQGQHKRPQAPKNAEHKNTHSSTEAGRTPKPQDKRPPRGKGPANSEHKAKGQPHSAAQQLSPQARSEKQHSDSRRQGRAQPNANPASGEHKKPSHRPDNRPNRVKS
- a CDS encoding helix-turn-helix domain-containing protein, translated to MSDNLLTVDEVCKLLDKSPATIKRYARENLLSSVKDGEELRFPEEEVKRYLAFSQRLGR
- a CDS encoding DUF3626 domain-containing protein — its product is MTAIQHIERLARGRSEQAVAVIRNVQQMSNIPMQEMQAALKQLLHCGRVALHFHPDRIDSRGITVAEGLLRDGQYRSQFETHISNGQLSPELGGPRDHWENQLFGDAYKGTKSRPKYGALDLGMWQDGPAPRFGSCYLLTHSQLLTRSTFTYLDSYRNPKEKGTLSCFDDVLAALLTESFERHYALGKVDFKPLNVIQYLAHQLNSSLLSRFERPMSNNLDHYIEAQIHGDVSLDEDIAMLVADPSFKGTEIGVTLSKVCDRYDIELQYHNGFSLHTAQIPSDFRGPTMPSLASRIAIDERVDAYAIGVAARDLYHSPQHWRDRGNRAQVAHELKLLWHVLVKYGAQQ